One window of the bacterium genome contains the following:
- a CDS encoding OPT family oligopeptide transporter produces the protein MSVVQEPIPVRKQTDKAPSELTVRAILSGLVVGSLIGASNVCIGLKIGWTFGASITAAVISFALFRSLAGVLKTPYGPQENLITATTGSAAGTMASAGGFVACIPALELYFRNNPGTGNPLTYGQLVLWAISIAFLGVFFAVPLRKQMVVREKLRYPSGTAAAETIKAMYSSGAEALKKAKVLLYAGIFAAALKLLFSIKPLGLGHFSDFSLDDIGLAHVGILGVALASVRMGISLSPMMIGAGVLVGPKVGWSLFAGGVLAWGIGAPVLFDQNIVVVNEPGLYNAAFRWLLWPGVACMVAAGFSSLALQYKVIGKTFTSFKKLMQGRGQGSSEVDLDDAPDPFPIKWWVVGMTLATTLTTTFAHLYFGIPIWMGILAVALSFMIASIAVRATGETDINPVGAMGKITQVVYGALDPGKIPTNLMAAGITAAGASQAGDLMHDLKAGYLLKVSIRRQVIAQLIGVVVGVFTAAGVYRLLTAAYQIPGDDFTGPAVMAWHAMAQLLAQGLKSLPAHAMTAAAIGAAFGFALPFLARIKAISKWLPSPIALGIAFMVTPYSSLSMWLGAFLTFLYSRKHADQVDRYGASLASGLIAGEGLMMVVIAILLILKVSWV, from the coding sequence CCATCCGAGCTTACCGTTCGCGCCATTCTCTCCGGACTGGTGGTCGGCTCGCTGATCGGCGCGTCCAATGTGTGCATCGGCCTCAAAATCGGCTGGACGTTTGGTGCGTCCATCACCGCCGCCGTGATTTCGTTTGCCCTCTTCCGTTCGCTGGCCGGAGTGCTGAAGACACCGTACGGGCCTCAGGAAAATCTGATTACCGCCACCACCGGAAGCGCCGCGGGAACGATGGCGTCGGCGGGTGGTTTTGTAGCCTGCATTCCGGCGCTTGAACTGTATTTCCGCAATAACCCCGGAACGGGCAACCCGCTGACGTACGGCCAGCTCGTGCTGTGGGCAATTTCCATTGCCTTTCTCGGCGTCTTCTTCGCGGTGCCGCTGCGCAAGCAGATGGTGGTCCGCGAAAAGCTGCGGTACCCTTCCGGGACCGCCGCCGCCGAGACCATCAAGGCCATGTACTCCTCCGGCGCCGAAGCGCTGAAGAAGGCCAAGGTGCTGCTCTATGCCGGAATTTTCGCCGCGGCGCTTAAGCTGCTGTTCAGCATCAAGCCGCTGGGCCTCGGGCATTTTTCGGATTTTTCCCTCGATGATATCGGCCTGGCGCACGTCGGCATCCTCGGCGTAGCCCTGGCATCGGTGAGAATGGGCATCAGCCTGTCGCCCATGATGATCGGCGCGGGCGTACTGGTGGGCCCCAAGGTCGGCTGGTCGCTGTTTGCCGGCGGCGTGCTGGCGTGGGGCATCGGAGCGCCGGTGCTGTTCGATCAGAACATCGTGGTGGTCAATGAACCGGGACTTTACAATGCGGCCTTCCGCTGGCTGCTCTGGCCCGGTGTGGCCTGCATGGTGGCGGCGGGCTTTTCCAGCCTGGCGCTGCAATACAAGGTGATCGGCAAGACCTTCACCTCCTTCAAGAAGCTGATGCAGGGACGCGGACAAGGCAGTTCCGAAGTGGACCTCGACGACGCGCCGGATCCGTTTCCCATCAAGTGGTGGGTCGTCGGCATGACGCTGGCCACAACCCTGACCACCACGTTCGCGCACCTCTATTTCGGAATTCCCATCTGGATGGGCATTCTGGCGGTCGCGCTGTCCTTCATGATTGCCAGCATTGCCGTACGGGCAACGGGCGAGACGGACATTAATCCCGTGGGGGCGATGGGCAAGATTACGCAGGTGGTGTACGGCGCGCTGGACCCGGGCAAGATTCCCACCAACCTGATGGCGGCGGGTATTACCGCGGCGGGAGCCAGCCAAGCCGGAGACCTGATGCATGACCTCAAGGCGGGTTACCTGCTGAAAGTCTCCATCCGGCGGCAGGTCATCGCACAGCTTATCGGCGTGGTGGTCGGCGTGTTCACCGCGGCGGGCGTCTATCGCCTGTTGACCGCGGCGTACCAGATTCCCGGCGACGATTTCACCGGCCCGGCGGTTATGGCCTGGCATGCCATGGCGCAGCTTCTGGCGCAAGGTCTGAAGTCCCTGCCGGCCCACGCGATGACCGCAGCGGCCATCGGCGCGGCCTTTGGCTTCGCCCTGCCGTTTCTGGCCCGCATCAAGGCCATCAGCAAGTGGCTGCCTTCGCCCATCGCGCTGGGCATCGCCTTCATGGTCACCCCTTACTCGTCCCTGTCCATGTGGCTGGGCGCGTTTCTGACATTCTTGTACAGCCGCAAGCATGCGGACCAGGTGGACCGCTACGGCGCATCTCTGGCGTCCGGTCTGATTGCCGGGGAGGGCCTGATGATGGTTGTGATTGCGATTCTGCTGATTCTGAAGGTGAGCTGGGTGTAG
- a CDS encoding tetratricopeptide repeat protein, whose translation MIRFSRPVLVLICIVLCSTVIFAAHRKVSKRGRRGGKITHLAPIGLLVEAQAARDSLSRKSLPLVDKVRTSLRIGQFGEYDSAFVQLERADSLTATQLRAQWLLQQYRFPDARAALSRLAKFPPSPETDWLSYRWLFLTEDLQTVDSLTAKTLAKDSLNLPALTARTELLLRLLRFEEATALAQRARSLAQTPEWRTRTTLEIAKVLYKQDRYQPAFDTLSSLLNSTTLDDEVLVNTGIVLVGLSRINEAISLFEEAVRWNSLNEMAHYYLGNGYARLDYSQLAKANGNRLCLAEGDPARQLSFALDAFGRGAPDSAQVIARRVAEEFPRVVEPWVLLGSVAWSEGRFATAENYFLEALNRLPAYGRAHNGLAKSLEGLRMSQNVHRADDSTAFAKLAMPNVPRIADFVLNWKSLSPRHQKQVALAIAPWKLYIPVLVECGSHYYIKPLHERLSDCPGLASMRDTRIDYDSRLWDDVRGCGGFTTVTGVEDVERSIFANYNTVLHELTHQVHGLFPPEDAERVRAAFRAARDAEDHGKSAFMSRYQQSSVWEYFAEGANAYYSPRRDAYDTREIVRERLLAKDTTLVSLVEYYVKGPNIRECYAVGFVNAAENAIENQRMPEALAAASKAYARSPHSENVLSELSRIYSYQGNDSLAVAYADSLVSFFPRKGDSYVEKSSALFFRHGNDTLSVDILTRALTVVDSTERNAIRQALGNALLYVGRYAEAATQYRAILAEVSDDPNALWGLGIALGDAGDFAKADSAFGQALGRRSGIIELRLDYARMLLRAGKLDEAGKQIEEAQILSPGDAQVLTMKGWYMAQREEWTLALGMLDRAAEIAPDLRLAAVLRIHVLQKMPPPRRKPPVVKHFTAGLEAALMAEAERTDKPQWLFLPRKAGYIAARIWPKFQRDLLNQYVSEIGALPALSDTAKAKEPPKSLPKKRRGRHR comes from the coding sequence GTGATCCGCTTTTCGCGTCCCGTCCTCGTTCTGATCTGCATTGTCCTCTGCTCGACCGTCATTTTCGCCGCGCATCGCAAAGTCAGCAAGCGGGGACGGCGCGGCGGCAAAATCACACATCTGGCTCCCATTGGCCTGCTGGTTGAAGCCCAGGCCGCCCGCGACAGTCTTTCGCGCAAATCGCTGCCTCTCGTGGACAAGGTGCGCACCTCCCTGCGGATCGGGCAATTCGGCGAGTATGACAGCGCGTTCGTGCAACTCGAGCGCGCCGATTCCCTGACCGCGACGCAGCTTCGCGCGCAGTGGCTCTTGCAGCAGTACCGTTTTCCCGACGCGCGCGCCGCGCTGTCCAGGCTTGCCAAGTTCCCGCCTTCTCCCGAAACCGATTGGCTGAGCTACCGCTGGCTGTTTCTCACCGAAGACTTGCAGACTGTGGATTCCCTGACGGCAAAGACTCTGGCGAAGGATTCGTTGAATCTTCCCGCCCTGACGGCGCGGACCGAACTGCTGCTGCGCTTGCTGCGGTTCGAAGAAGCGACGGCCCTGGCCCAGCGCGCCCGGTCTCTTGCGCAGACCCCAGAGTGGCGCACCCGCACCACTCTGGAAATAGCCAAGGTGCTTTACAAACAGGACCGCTATCAGCCGGCCTTCGATACGCTGAGTTCGTTGCTGAACTCCACCACCCTCGATGACGAGGTGCTGGTGAATACGGGCATTGTGCTGGTGGGCCTCAGCCGCATCAATGAAGCTATCAGCCTGTTCGAAGAAGCGGTGCGCTGGAATTCGCTGAACGAGATGGCCCATTACTACCTTGGCAACGGCTATGCGCGGCTGGATTACAGCCAGCTTGCCAAGGCCAACGGCAACCGGCTGTGTCTGGCTGAAGGTGACCCGGCACGGCAACTCTCATTTGCCCTCGACGCGTTTGGACGCGGCGCGCCGGACAGCGCGCAGGTTATCGCGCGGCGCGTGGCAGAAGAGTTTCCGCGAGTCGTGGAACCGTGGGTGCTGCTGGGCTCGGTGGCGTGGAGCGAAGGCCGCTTCGCCACGGCGGAAAACTATTTTCTCGAAGCGCTGAACCGCCTTCCGGCCTATGGCCGCGCCCACAACGGACTGGCCAAGTCCCTTGAAGGGCTGCGCATGAGCCAGAATGTGCATCGCGCGGATGATTCGACCGCCTTTGCCAAACTGGCCATGCCCAATGTACCGCGCATCGCGGACTTTGTGCTGAACTGGAAAAGTCTCTCGCCCCGGCACCAGAAGCAGGTGGCACTGGCGATTGCCCCGTGGAAGCTCTATATTCCGGTGCTGGTGGAATGCGGCAGCCACTATTACATCAAGCCGCTGCATGAGCGGCTGTCCGATTGTCCCGGCCTGGCATCCATGCGCGATACACGGATCGACTACGATTCGCGGCTGTGGGATGACGTGCGCGGCTGCGGCGGGTTTACCACCGTGACGGGTGTCGAGGATGTGGAACGCAGCATCTTCGCCAACTACAACACGGTGCTGCACGAACTGACACATCAGGTGCATGGCCTGTTTCCGCCGGAAGACGCCGAACGCGTACGCGCCGCGTTTCGCGCGGCACGGGATGCCGAGGATCACGGCAAGAGCGCGTTCATGAGCCGCTACCAGCAGTCCAGCGTGTGGGAATATTTCGCCGAAGGCGCCAACGCCTACTATTCCCCGCGGCGCGACGCGTATGACACGCGGGAGATCGTGCGCGAACGCCTGCTGGCCAAGGATACCACGCTGGTATCGCTCGTCGAGTATTACGTCAAGGGACCGAACATCCGCGAGTGTTACGCCGTCGGTTTCGTCAATGCGGCGGAAAATGCGATTGAAAACCAGCGCATGCCGGAGGCCCTCGCCGCCGCGAGCAAAGCCTACGCGCGCTCCCCGCACAGCGAGAATGTGCTGTCCGAACTGTCGCGCATCTATTCGTATCAGGGAAACGATTCGCTGGCCGTCGCCTACGCCGACAGCCTCGTATCCTTCTTTCCCCGCAAGGGCGATTCCTACGTCGAAAAATCCAGCGCGCTCTTCTTCCGGCACGGCAACGATACGCTTTCGGTGGATATTCTGACACGCGCCCTGACCGTGGTGGATTCGACGGAACGCAATGCCATCCGCCAGGCGCTGGGCAATGCTCTCTTGTACGTGGGACGGTATGCCGAGGCCGCGACGCAGTACCGCGCCATTCTGGCCGAGGTCAGTGATGATCCGAATGCTCTGTGGGGGCTCGGCATTGCGCTGGGCGATGCCGGGGACTTTGCCAAAGCGGACAGCGCCTTCGGTCAGGCTCTCGGGCGGCGCAGCGGTATTATCGAACTGCGGCTGGATTATGCCCGCATGCTGCTGAGAGCCGGGAAGCTGGACGAGGCGGGAAAACAGATCGAAGAGGCGCAGATTCTCAGTCCCGGCGACGCGCAGGTGCTGACGATGAAGGGCTGGTACATGGCGCAGCGCGAAGAGTGGACGCTGGCGCTGGGGATGCTGGATCGCGCCGCGGAAATCGCCCCGGATTTGCGCCTCGCCGCCGTGCTGCGCATTCATGTCTTGCAGAAAATGCCGCCGCCGCGCCGCAAGCCGCCGGTGGTCAAACACTTTACGGCCGGACTGGAAGCGGCACTGATGGCGGAAGCGGAACGCACCGACAAGCCGCAGTGGCTGTTCCTGCCGCGCAAAGCCGGGTACATCGCCGCGCGCATCTGGCCGAAATTCCAACGGGATTTATTGAATCAATATGTGTCGGAAATTGGCGCGCTGCCCGCGCTTTCCGACACCGCCAAGGCCAAAGAGCCGCCCAAGTCGCTGCCCAAAAAGCGG